The Rhizobium sp. WSM4643 genome has a window encoding:
- a CDS encoding FadR/GntR family transcriptional regulator, translated as MTFAVDAVSNRGATRFSDIIYEKIVGMIADGNFPVNERLPSETKLAADFGASRPVVREALERLRADGLVVSRKGSGSYVRQRPDSSMLKMVPVGSLADVQRFFEFRAGLEAEAAELAARNWQPADKERITAALLSIEQCLRNGELGAEEDQVLHDAIAMATGNQFHITVREWFRPHFAIGHSVTRSLSLKRTLEQIRSVQDEHAVIVEAIFARRETEAHDAMKKHILNARARMFQGVER; from the coding sequence ATGACATTCGCGGTCGATGCCGTTTCGAACAGGGGCGCAACGCGCTTCAGCGACATCATCTACGAGAAGATCGTGGGGATGATCGCCGACGGCAATTTTCCGGTGAACGAACGGCTGCCGTCGGAGACGAAGCTCGCCGCCGATTTCGGCGCTTCGAGACCCGTCGTGCGCGAAGCGCTCGAACGCCTGAGAGCCGACGGCCTGGTCGTTTCGCGCAAGGGCTCGGGCTCCTATGTCCGGCAAAGACCGGATTCGTCGATGCTGAAAATGGTGCCGGTCGGATCGCTCGCCGATGTCCAGCGGTTCTTTGAATTCCGCGCCGGGCTCGAGGCCGAGGCGGCGGAGCTTGCCGCGCGAAACTGGCAGCCGGCCGACAAGGAGAGGATTACGGCAGCGCTTCTTTCGATCGAGCAATGTCTGCGCAACGGAGAGCTCGGTGCCGAGGAGGATCAGGTTCTGCACGATGCCATCGCCATGGCGACCGGCAACCAGTTCCACATCACCGTTCGCGAATGGTTCAGGCCGCATTTCGCCATCGGGCATTCCGTCACGCGAAGCCTGAGCTTGAAACGGACGCTGGAGCAGATTCGCAGCGTCCAGGATGAGCATGCGGTGATCGTCGAGGCGATCTTCGCACGGCGGGAAACCGAAGCGCACGATGCGATGAAGAAACACATACTGAACGCCCGCGCCCGCATGTTTCAGGGGGTTGAGCGATAA
- a CDS encoding ABC transporter substrate-binding protein: MPNEILSRGVTRRTVLGGMAGVAALSIAGRVSAAAGGEAPALAQLVKDGKLPPLAERLPKKPMVVKPFEKVGTYGGSLRRGLRGSSDHNGILRMVGNQSLVRWNLEFTAVEPNLAERWEVSDDATQFTFHLIEGVRWSDGHPFTADDVVFAIEDCVKNTELYSSTPAQLAVAGKPVTVEKIDDHTVKFTFAAANALYLENLATPLGQHPTLFPKHYCSQFLPKYNPNIEADAKKAGVTSWTELFRSRCGDIEIPSRWGNVDKPTLDPWVVKEPYAGGATRVVMTRNPYFWQVDTEGNQLPYIDEINFGISQDVESLMLNVISGKIDIQERHISVLANKPTLSKNMEKGDYRLLTLVPSASQQCQIYFNITHKDPAMRKMFADKAFRQALSIGINRPELIDIVYFGQSEPYQAGPRPTHPWYNEKYARQFTEFDADKAGAMLDEAGYKKGGDGFRLRPDGQKVFFSIDVIPTLYPDLVDALELVKTHWAQIGIDMKVNTIERALYYTRGDDNAHDAQVWPGPGGLDPMLDPRDFFAFHPQGSRYAIPWTLWYTSNGARGEEPPESQKKRMKLFDEARSTADLDQRGAIMKQIFDIAAEEFETVGLCLAVGGFGIIRNNLRNVPEKQPDSWSWPNPGPAMPQQFTFTS, from the coding sequence ATGCCCAATGAAATTCTGTCGCGCGGCGTTACCCGCCGCACTGTGCTTGGTGGCATGGCGGGCGTCGCAGCCTTGTCCATTGCCGGTCGCGTCTCTGCCGCCGCAGGCGGCGAAGCACCCGCACTTGCACAGCTTGTGAAGGACGGAAAACTGCCGCCGCTCGCCGAGCGCCTGCCGAAGAAGCCGATGGTCGTCAAGCCGTTCGAAAAAGTCGGCACCTATGGCGGCTCGCTACGCCGCGGCCTTCGCGGTTCATCCGACCACAACGGCATCCTGCGCATGGTCGGCAACCAGAGTCTCGTGCGCTGGAACCTCGAATTTACCGCTGTGGAGCCGAATCTTGCCGAGCGCTGGGAAGTCAGCGACGACGCGACGCAATTCACCTTCCATCTGATCGAGGGCGTGCGCTGGTCGGACGGTCATCCCTTTACCGCCGACGACGTGGTTTTTGCGATCGAAGACTGCGTCAAGAACACCGAACTCTACAGCTCGACACCGGCGCAGCTTGCCGTCGCCGGCAAGCCGGTCACCGTCGAGAAGATCGACGATCATACGGTGAAGTTCACCTTTGCGGCGGCCAACGCGCTTTACCTGGAAAATCTCGCTACGCCGCTCGGTCAGCATCCGACGCTCTTTCCGAAGCATTACTGCAGCCAGTTCCTGCCGAAATATAACCCCAATATCGAGGCCGATGCGAAGAAAGCCGGCGTCACCAGCTGGACGGAACTATTCCGCAGCCGCTGCGGTGACATCGAGATCCCGTCGCGCTGGGGCAATGTCGACAAGCCGACGCTCGATCCATGGGTGGTCAAGGAACCCTATGCCGGCGGTGCGACGCGTGTCGTCATGACCCGCAATCCATATTTCTGGCAGGTCGACACCGAGGGCAATCAGCTTCCCTACATCGATGAGATCAACTTCGGCATTTCGCAGGATGTGGAATCGCTGATGCTGAATGTCATCTCGGGAAAGATCGACATCCAGGAACGCCATATCAGCGTGCTTGCCAACAAGCCGACGCTGTCGAAGAACATGGAAAAAGGCGATTATCGCTTGCTGACGCTCGTGCCTTCGGCCTCGCAGCAGTGCCAGATCTACTTCAACATCACTCACAAAGATCCGGCGATGCGCAAGATGTTTGCCGACAAGGCATTCAGGCAAGCGCTCTCGATCGGCATCAACCGCCCGGAACTCATCGATATCGTCTATTTCGGCCAGAGCGAGCCCTACCAGGCCGGGCCGCGTCCGACCCATCCGTGGTACAATGAGAAATACGCGCGCCAGTTCACCGAATTTGACGCCGACAAGGCAGGCGCGATGCTCGATGAGGCCGGCTACAAGAAAGGTGGCGATGGTTTCCGCCTCCGGCCGGACGGCCAGAAGGTGTTCTTCTCGATCGACGTCATTCCGACGCTCTATCCCGACCTCGTCGACGCGCTCGAACTGGTCAAGACCCACTGGGCGCAGATCGGCATCGACATGAAGGTCAACACGATCGAGCGGGCGCTCTACTACACCCGCGGCGACGACAATGCCCATGATGCGCAGGTATGGCCTGGCCCCGGTGGCCTCGATCCGATGCTCGATCCGCGCGATTTCTTCGCCTTTCATCCGCAAGGCTCGCGTTACGCCATTCCGTGGACGCTTTGGTACACTTCCAACGGTGCACGCGGCGAAGAGCCGCCGGAAAGCCAGAAGAAGCGTATGAAGCTGTTCGACGAGGCGCGTTCGACGGCCGATCTCGACCAGCGCGGTGCGATCATGAAGCAGATATTCGATATCGCGGCGGAAGAATTCGAGACTGTCGGGCTTTGCCTTGCCGTCGGCGGCTTCGGCATCATCCGCAACAATCTGCGCAATGTTCCCGAAAAGCAGCCGGATAGCTGGTCCTGGCCCAATCCGGGGCCGGCAATGCCGCAGCAGTTTACCTTCACGAGCTGA
- a CDS encoding ABC transporter permease, with protein sequence MLVFIAKRLLWMIPSLFAVSFLAFVLIQLPPGDYVTTYIATLAASNEIVDQNTAAQLRERFGLGDPMLIQYFKWTWGILSRGDFGISFEWQQPVSDLIWERMALTLVLALSTLIATWAIALPIGVFSAVRKYSIGDYFFTAFTFFGLAVPSFLLALVLMYVAAVEFGQDVGGLFSPEYENAAWSFAKMGDLFSHLWLPVIILAVSSTASLIRVMRANMLDELPKPYVTTARAKGLSEFRLLVKYPLMIALNPFISTIAWLLPNLISGSVVVAIVLNLPTAAPLLLQALMAQDMYLAGAFVLLICALTLIGSLISDILLALVDPRIRLE encoded by the coding sequence ATGCTGGTCTTCATCGCCAAACGCTTGCTATGGATGATTCCATCGCTTTTTGCCGTCAGCTTCCTCGCTTTCGTGCTGATCCAGCTGCCGCCGGGCGATTACGTCACCACCTATATCGCGACGCTGGCCGCCTCTAACGAGATTGTCGATCAGAACACGGCGGCGCAATTGCGCGAACGCTTCGGTCTCGGCGATCCGATGTTGATCCAATATTTCAAATGGACATGGGGTATCCTTTCGCGCGGTGATTTCGGCATTTCCTTCGAATGGCAGCAGCCGGTCTCGGATCTGATCTGGGAACGCATGGCGCTGACGCTTGTTCTGGCTCTGTCGACATTGATCGCCACCTGGGCGATCGCGCTGCCGATCGGCGTCTTTTCCGCCGTGCGCAAATATTCGATCGGCGACTATTTCTTCACTGCCTTCACCTTCTTCGGCTTGGCCGTTCCGTCCTTCCTGCTGGCGCTGGTGCTGATGTATGTCGCGGCTGTCGAATTCGGCCAGGATGTCGGCGGGCTCTTTTCGCCGGAATATGAGAACGCGGCCTGGAGCTTCGCCAAGATGGGCGATCTTTTCTCGCATCTCTGGCTTCCCGTCATCATTCTTGCCGTCTCCTCGACGGCGAGCCTCATCCGCGTCATGCGCGCCAACATGCTCGATGAGCTGCCGAAGCCTTACGTGACCACGGCACGGGCAAAAGGTCTCTCCGAGTTCCGGCTGCTGGTGAAATATCCTCTGATGATCGCGCTCAATCCGTTCATCTCGACGATTGCCTGGCTGCTGCCTAATCTCATCTCCGGCTCGGTCGTCGTCGCCATCGTCCTCAATCTGCCGACGGCTGCTCCCTTGTTGCTGCAGGCGCTGATGGCTCAGGACATGTATCTCGCCGGCGCCTTCGTTCTGCTGATCTGCGCGCTGACGCTGATAGGCTCTCTGATCAGCGATATCCTGCTTGCGCTGGTCGATCCCCGCATCCGGTTGGAATAG
- a CDS encoding ABC transporter permease, giving the protein MADITVTNIPPDRAAVASQWQLIWWAFRRHRLAMVALVVTVLMYIVALLPGFFAINDPNLQNARATFHPPQRLHLIDTQNGFSFGPHYYPMKLTRDPETLAAIFKEDTTKRVDVQFFGRGYEYSVFGLFRTNIHLIASPDKTTPLLLFGADRLGRDVFSRTVQGSQISLSIGLVGVFFSLMLGIVLGGISGYYGGRIDFFLQRVIDFVLSLPTIPIWLAMAAALPQDWPATLQYMMITIILSLTGWAQLARVVRGRFLSLRTEEFVAAARLDGVRERRIIFRHMLPSFASHIIASITLAVPAMILAETSLSFLGLGLQPPTISWGVLLREAQNIRSIATAPWLFMPGCAVVVAVMALNLLGDGLRDAADPYNK; this is encoded by the coding sequence ATGGCCGACATCACCGTTACGAACATTCCACCGGATCGCGCCGCCGTCGCATCGCAGTGGCAGCTCATCTGGTGGGCTTTCCGCCGGCATCGGCTGGCCATGGTCGCGCTCGTCGTCACCGTGCTGATGTATATCGTTGCCCTGCTTCCCGGCTTCTTCGCCATCAACGACCCGAATCTGCAAAATGCGCGGGCGACTTTTCACCCGCCGCAGAGATTGCATCTGATCGATACGCAGAATGGGTTCTCTTTTGGCCCGCATTATTATCCGATGAAGCTGACCCGCGATCCGGAAACGCTGGCCGCCATCTTCAAGGAAGACACGACAAAACGTGTCGACGTCCAGTTCTTCGGGCGCGGCTATGAATATTCCGTATTCGGCCTGTTCAGGACCAACATCCATCTGATCGCTTCGCCCGACAAGACGACGCCGCTGCTTCTGTTCGGCGCCGACAGGCTTGGGCGCGATGTTTTCAGCCGAACGGTGCAGGGCTCGCAGATCTCGTTGTCGATCGGCCTCGTCGGTGTCTTCTTCTCGCTCATGCTCGGCATCGTGCTCGGCGGCATCTCGGGATATTACGGCGGCCGCATCGATTTCTTCCTGCAGCGGGTGATCGATTTCGTGCTGTCGCTGCCGACGATCCCGATCTGGCTCGCAATGGCCGCAGCCCTGCCGCAGGACTGGCCTGCGACGCTGCAATATATGATGATCACGATCATCCTGTCGCTGACCGGGTGGGCGCAGCTTGCCCGCGTCGTTCGCGGCCGCTTCCTGTCTTTGCGCACCGAGGAATTCGTCGCTGCCGCCAGGCTCGACGGTGTTCGCGAAAGGCGCATCATCTTTCGACATATGCTGCCGAGTTTCGCCAGCCATATCATCGCCTCGATCACGCTTGCGGTGCCGGCGATGATCCTTGCCGAAACCTCTCTCTCTTTTCTGGGGCTCGGTCTGCAGCCGCCGACCATCTCCTGGGGCGTGCTTCTGCGCGAGGCCCAGAACATTCGCTCGATCGCCACCGCGCCTTGGCTCTTCATGCCGGGCTGTGCCGTCGTGGTCGCCGTGATGGCGCTCAACCTTCTCGGCGACGGCCTGCGCGATGCGGCCGACCCCTACAACAAATGA